From a region of the Odoribacter splanchnicus DSM 20712 genome:
- a CDS encoding RagB/SusD family nutrient uptake outer membrane protein, which translates to MKKYISLALIWSFCLLAFSACESYLEEMPQNKLMPTTTDDYDQLLNNAYITERVMPYLDILSDDVELIASNHVLDGEDEGDWQVAAYMWRDRHDLTMSGGDLAFEKLYESIYYCNVVIENIGEADGVELNEENVERTRKNIEGEARCLRAYSYFYLVNLYAMAYDPATCATDPGVPINNSTAVEDKAYPRNTVAEVYEQIVSDLTKGIQLLKENPIEKGTKVKFNELSATAFLARVYLYMQNGEDAIVCAKEVIASNRALFDLQEYGDVLNMENNTVTEWNGTTVPGTDYLSVNNSNILFVNGVCELYPALQAGSYTTFSVSREFAGQYEEGDIRRFYFMVTYANIYTTRPSTKLTYAKSRYVWPNAMTSYITVRTGYGRFLRTEEMYLILAEAYARQNGGMGDAIGYLNTMRRVKFKTGEYVELKASDFTQETLLDYIAVERRRELCFEGHRWFDLRRTTRPEMQRVGYNDEVAHLDQNDPRYVLQIPQKELSVNPSIGENPR; encoded by the coding sequence ATGAAAAAATACATAAGTTTGGCATTGATATGGAGTTTTTGCTTGCTGGCTTTTTCGGCTTGTGAGAGTTATTTGGAAGAAATGCCTCAGAATAAATTGATGCCGACAACTACCGACGATTATGATCAATTGTTGAATAATGCCTATATCACAGAGCGGGTGATGCCCTATTTGGATATTCTATCGGATGATGTGGAATTGATTGCAAGCAATCACGTCCTGGATGGTGAAGATGAAGGGGATTGGCAAGTTGCCGCCTATATGTGGCGCGACCGTCATGACCTTACCATGTCGGGGGGAGATTTGGCTTTCGAGAAACTTTATGAGAGTATTTATTATTGCAATGTGGTGATCGAGAATATAGGAGAGGCCGACGGTGTGGAATTGAATGAGGAGAACGTGGAGCGGACTCGCAAAAATATCGAGGGAGAGGCTCGTTGCTTGCGGGCGTATTCCTATTTCTATTTGGTCAATCTCTACGCCATGGCTTACGATCCGGCAACTTGTGCGACAGACCCCGGAGTTCCTATCAATAATAGTACGGCGGTGGAAGACAAGGCTTATCCGCGCAACACAGTGGCTGAGGTATACGAACAGATTGTTTCCGATTTGACGAAAGGCATACAATTGCTGAAAGAGAACCCGATAGAAAAAGGCACAAAGGTGAAGTTTAATGAATTGTCGGCGACGGCTTTTTTGGCGCGGGTTTATCTGTATATGCAGAATGGGGAGGATGCGATTGTTTGTGCGAAAGAGGTGATCGCCTCTAATCGCGCTTTATTCGATTTGCAGGAATATGGCGATGTGCTGAATATGGAAAACAATACCGTGACGGAATGGAATGGGACAACCGTACCCGGGACGGATTATTTGAGCGTGAATAATTCCAATATCCTTTTTGTCAACGGGGTATGTGAACTGTACCCTGCATTGCAGGCGGGGAGTTATACGACATTCAGCGTGAGCCGGGAGTTTGCCGGACAGTATGAGGAGGGGGATATCCGACGTTTTTATTTCATGGTGACTTATGCTAATATTTATACCACTCGTCCTTCGACGAAACTGACCTATGCCAAGAGCAGGTATGTTTGGCCGAATGCAATGACTTCGTATATAACCGTGCGTACCGGTTACGGGCGTTTCCTCCGGACGGAGGAGATGTACCTGATTCTAGCGGAGGCGTATGCCCGTCAGAACGGAGGCATGGGGGATGCCATCGGGTATTTGAACACGATGAGACGGGTGAAATTCAAGACCGGGGAATACGTGGAGTTGAAAGCATCGGACTTTACACAGGAAACCTTGTTGGATTACATCGCTGTTGAACGGCGTCGGGAGTTGTGTTTCGAGGGACACCGGTGGTTTGATTTGCGGCGTACCACACGTCCGGAAATGCAACGAGTCGGTTATAACGATGAGGTCGCGCATTTGGACCAAAATGATCCCCGTTATGTATTGCAAATCCCGCAAAAAGAATTAAGTGTAAATCCTTCAATAGGAGAAAATCCCCGTTAG
- a CDS encoding zinc-binding metallopeptidase, producing the protein MKNIVKLLVCGLAALCCACSEDDLTGEWSYSGPIPAIKDGPTEADKGCYALYQKYDVHVYWQLEGDAACYTDQGQVSSSGFNAAALPMQAAEEATAEKFVKLLTKFFAMLPENLVKQGYYRRHILVKIMPPTYIYTDTEGNTYFCNTYGVNAWVYGAGSGVVYYGYLYNKEDNTGDKFDTNLDGWKWSMAYEFFKGLVDCIDKPVNVPDEFREISKDYYNYELGGSPESSIQGTVFDKVKGGHQGFIHPYAAHASNTKFCDEDWGAMVASILTWDKAELEEIYVTYPLIKAKYDIVKAFFTEQYGLDIEQLANRWRNVTLD; encoded by the coding sequence ATGAAAAATATAGTAAAATTGCTTGTATGTGGGTTGGCAGCATTGTGTTGTGCCTGCTCGGAAGATGATTTGACTGGGGAATGGTCGTACTCGGGACCAATTCCTGCAATTAAGGATGGACCGACGGAAGCGGATAAGGGCTGTTATGCCCTGTACCAGAAATATGACGTGCATGTTTATTGGCAATTGGAAGGTGATGCAGCCTGTTACACCGATCAGGGACAGGTTAGTAGTTCCGGGTTTAATGCAGCGGCTTTGCCCATGCAGGCCGCGGAAGAGGCTACAGCAGAAAAATTCGTGAAATTGTTGACGAAATTCTTTGCTATGCTACCGGAAAACTTAGTGAAACAAGGATATTATCGTCGCCATATATTGGTAAAAATAATGCCTCCCACTTATATTTATACGGATACGGAAGGAAATACTTATTTCTGCAACACGTATGGTGTAAATGCATGGGTTTACGGTGCCGGTTCGGGAGTGGTTTACTACGGTTATTTGTATAATAAGGAGGATAATACGGGAGATAAATTCGATACGAATCTGGACGGTTGGAAATGGAGTATGGCATACGAATTTTTCAAGGGGTTGGTCGATTGCATAGATAAGCCGGTGAATGTGCCTGATGAATTTAGGGAAATTTCGAAGGATTATTATAACTACGAGCTTGGGGGTAGTCCGGAGAGTTCTATTCAGGGGACGGTATTTGACAAGGTAAAAGGCGGTCATCAAGGATTTATCCATCCCTATGCGGCTCATGCCAGCAATACGAAGTTTTGTGACGAAGATTGGGGGGCCATGGTGGCCAGTATCCTTACGTGGGATAAGGCAGAATTGGAAGAAATTTATGTCACTTATCCGCTGATTAAGGCAAAGTATGATATTGTCAAAGCGTTTTTCACGGAACAATACGGTCTTGATATAGAGCAGTTGGCAAACCGGTGGAGAAATGTAACTTTAGATTAA
- a CDS encoding TlpA disulfide reductase family protein, whose translation MMKKLFYVLIGLCAFCSCESTGYRISGYIPGAPDGAKVYLAPYDAFQDPNWDSTVIKNERFVLKNTIPMVSPRVVAITIDLNSGEKDYSKIKSSRALFLKEGDRISMECHVDSLPSSRWEARDKSLNVVWQGSADQDLYVNYLKDRKDVVIERNKLGDQYFMDYYKKSDVPSERMPELMNMVHQVKALGRKLNAKTLDLMKANGSSLVSVYVGDALLKGNFSVFTESEIDAIHDLVDPLLLSSPMGEKFEEAVAQAKVLAKGKRYTDINLVDLKGNQVRLSEFMKEGQCNMLEFWASWCSPCRGEIPHLRRVYGLCEKDNFNMISVSIDQNDADWKKAVKEENMEWTQLCDPNGFQGECNRVYHLNGVPFCLIFDREGKIVCGGVRGIELDVALKDLLGDKLKL comes from the coding sequence ATGATGAAAAAATTATTTTATGTGTTGATTGGTTTGTGTGCTTTTTGCAGTTGCGAAAGCACGGGTTATCGGATTAGCGGTTATATACCGGGGGCGCCGGATGGAGCGAAAGTGTATTTAGCTCCTTATGATGCGTTTCAGGACCCGAATTGGGATTCGACGGTTATCAAGAACGAACGGTTTGTGCTGAAAAACACGATACCCATGGTTAGTCCCCGCGTGGTAGCTATTACAATTGATTTAAATTCGGGAGAGAAGGACTATAGTAAGATTAAATCGAGCCGGGCTTTGTTCCTGAAAGAAGGGGATAGGATTTCGATGGAATGTCACGTGGACAGTTTGCCGAGTTCACGCTGGGAGGCTCGTGACAAGAGTCTGAACGTTGTTTGGCAAGGTTCTGCCGATCAGGATTTGTATGTGAATTACCTGAAAGATCGAAAGGATGTAGTGATAGAACGGAATAAATTGGGCGATCAATACTTTATGGACTATTATAAAAAATCGGATGTTCCTTCGGAGCGTATGCCAGAATTGATGAATATGGTGCATCAGGTGAAAGCTTTGGGCAGAAAATTGAATGCCAAGACTTTGGATTTGATGAAGGCGAATGGTTCTTCTCTCGTGTCCGTTTATGTGGGAGATGCTTTATTAAAGGGAAATTTTTCAGTTTTTACGGAATCCGAAATTGATGCCATTCATGACTTGGTTGATCCTTTATTGCTTTCCTCACCCATGGGAGAGAAGTTTGAGGAAGCGGTAGCCCAGGCGAAAGTCCTGGCAAAGGGAAAGAGATATACGGATATTAATTTGGTGGATTTGAAAGGAAATCAGGTGCGTCTTTCTGAATTTATGAAAGAAGGGCAGTGTAATATGCTGGAATTTTGGGCCTCTTGGTGTAGTCCTTGCCGGGGTGAAATACCTCATTTACGCCGTGTTTACGGATTGTGCGAAAAAGACAACTTCAATATGATTAGCGTTTCTATTGATCAAAATGATGCTGATTGGAAAAAGGCGGTTAAGGAAGAAAACATGGAATGGACGCAATTGTGCGACCCGAATGGATTCCAGGGAGAATGTAATCGGGTATATCATTTGAATGGAGTACCTTTTTGCCTGATATTCGATCGTGAAGGGAAAATTGTTTGCGGTGGAGTACGTGGAATTGAACTGGATGTAGCACTAAAGGATTTGTTAGGGGACAAATTGAAACTTTAA
- a CDS encoding TlpA disulfide reductase family protein: protein MKLLYFIVLTGLCMACHQPRVYRINGSLPGALDGYVVKLYNIDTYPDVLLDSTVIKDEKFQLEGTRTFEYPKYCRLVVDMTPDEPDQRKKTLKAYRFFADNTAMEFQCQMDSMPAYYWEAVNKEHNVTLTGSPTQDLYQAYKTSVQELSERYTALRNEYLEVYHVPALDGILNTEKGMKIVREMNMLKAQLNKAAFEFIKAHNNSVVSLLLANNLLNSTQSEMTVEEIDGLMNGFAPALQNASMMGEVKKTAERMRCVARGVTYHDIVLKNLKGENVRLSEYVKPGAYNMLEFWASWCSPCRGEIPHLRHLYEVCGKDFNMISVSIDERDTDWKKAVQEEGMQWHQLCDQKGRKGPVAIEYQVSGVPYCIVLDPEGKIVCGGVRGAELDVVVQDLLGEKAKGL from the coding sequence ATGAAACTATTGTATTTTATCGTTTTGACTGGCTTGTGTATGGCTTGTCATCAACCCCGGGTATATCGGATAAACGGTTCATTACCGGGAGCCCTGGACGGGTATGTGGTCAAATTGTATAATATCGATACGTATCCCGACGTATTGCTGGATTCTACCGTAATCAAAGATGAAAAATTCCAGCTGGAAGGAACCCGGACTTTCGAGTATCCGAAATATTGCCGTTTAGTAGTCGATATGACTCCCGATGAACCCGATCAGCGCAAAAAGACATTGAAGGCCTATCGTTTTTTTGCGGATAATACAGCCATGGAATTCCAGTGTCAGATGGACAGTATGCCGGCTTATTACTGGGAAGCGGTAAATAAGGAACACAACGTTACGCTGACCGGTTCTCCCACACAGGATCTGTATCAGGCATATAAAACCTCTGTACAGGAGTTGTCAGAAAGGTATACGGCTTTGCGGAATGAATACCTGGAAGTATATCATGTGCCGGCCCTGGACGGAATTCTCAATACGGAAAAGGGCATGAAGATTGTCCGGGAAATGAATATGCTCAAGGCTCAGCTGAACAAAGCCGCCTTCGAATTTATCAAAGCTCACAACAATTCTGTTGTATCTTTATTACTGGCGAATAATTTGTTGAATTCAACCCAGTCGGAAATGACGGTGGAGGAGATCGACGGGCTGATGAACGGCTTTGCCCCTGCCCTGCAAAATGCCTCTATGATGGGAGAGGTAAAAAAGACAGCAGAGCGGATGCGATGTGTGGCCCGCGGGGTGACTTATCATGATATCGTTCTGAAAAATCTGAAAGGAGAAAATGTGCGACTTTCGGAATATGTGAAACCGGGTGCTTATAATATGCTTGAATTCTGGGCTTCCTGGTGTAGTCCCTGCCGGGGAGAGATTCCTCATTTGAGACATCTTTATGAAGTGTGCGGCAAAGATTTCAATATGATCAGTGTGTCGATCGACGAGCGGGATACAGATTGGAAAAAAGCGGTACAAGAGGAGGGTATGCAATGGCACCAGCTGTGTGATCAGAAAGGACGTAAAGGACCGGTTGCGATAGAATATCAGGTGAGTGGAGTTCCCTATTGTATCGTGCTCGACCCGGAAGGGAAGATCGTATGCGGAGGGGTAAGGGGGGCTGAATTGGACGTCGTTGTGCAGGATTTGCTTGGAGAAAAAGCGAAAGGATTGTAG
- a CDS encoding DUF6055 domain-containing protein, whose translation MKRHFILFHFILSTGFGSWSAQAQGQSDHFVLPPGKAIYQPKEFAGQDWYSDTSRYSYRRMSCTDNLAIFWEKGFGNDLAAPPDLEGHPMAVDLENLKYQLERFYLFYRDSLKFVKPGSQSEKYRMMAMIQYSLEGTAYGGDYDQVIGAFWATPNRLQDKRLNAVAHELGHSFQLQSIADGEGVAWGGNGIFEMGAQWMLWQVNPHWIDDETYHWDAFKKNTHKAFLHTENIYRSPYILEYWSERQGLPFIGELFRQGKKGEDPVMTYKRMQNLSQEQFNDEMFDAYQHLINFDYKRVFSITRPWANSFPDFRTCLEEKKDGWYQVRKAWCPENYGFNAIHLQVPAAGTTVQITFAGLTPAGQDYNIQSPEKAGWRYGFVGVTATGQTIRGEVHKNRKGKVSFKTPKDQPLSHLWFIVMGAPAEHRMNPGWNPQGPQPTDAQWPYKIKVKGTEIL comes from the coding sequence ATGAAAAGACATTTCATTTTATTCCATTTCATCTTGTCGACCGGCTTCGGCAGCTGGTCTGCCCAGGCACAAGGCCAATCCGATCATTTTGTTCTTCCTCCGGGAAAAGCTATTTATCAACCGAAAGAATTTGCAGGCCAGGATTGGTATTCCGACACTTCCCGCTACTCCTACCGGCGCATGTCCTGTACGGATAATCTGGCCATATTCTGGGAAAAAGGATTCGGGAACGATTTAGCTGCTCCTCCCGATTTAGAGGGACATCCGATGGCTGTGGATCTGGAAAATCTGAAATATCAACTGGAACGTTTTTACCTATTTTACCGCGACTCCCTGAAATTCGTCAAACCAGGATCGCAAAGTGAAAAATACCGGATGATGGCGATGATTCAATATTCTCTGGAAGGGACGGCCTATGGCGGCGATTACGACCAGGTGATCGGTGCTTTCTGGGCTACTCCGAACCGGCTACAGGACAAAAGATTAAATGCTGTGGCTCACGAACTGGGACACAGTTTTCAATTACAGTCGATCGCCGACGGAGAAGGTGTCGCCTGGGGAGGTAACGGGATTTTCGAAATGGGAGCTCAATGGATGCTCTGGCAGGTCAACCCCCACTGGATCGATGACGAGACCTATCACTGGGATGCTTTTAAAAAGAATACCCACAAAGCTTTTCTGCATACGGAGAACATTTACCGTTCGCCTTATATACTCGAATATTGGAGCGAAAGGCAAGGTTTACCGTTTATCGGCGAATTATTCCGGCAAGGCAAGAAAGGCGAAGACCCGGTTATGACTTATAAGCGGATGCAAAATCTATCCCAGGAACAATTCAATGACGAAATGTTCGATGCTTATCAGCACCTGATCAATTTCGATTATAAACGGGTATTTTCCATCACCCGCCCATGGGCCAATTCTTTCCCGGATTTCAGGACCTGTCTGGAAGAAAAAAAAGACGGCTGGTATCAGGTGAGGAAAGCCTGGTGTCCTGAAAATTACGGATTTAATGCGATCCACCTGCAAGTCCCGGCAGCCGGCACAACCGTACAAATCACCTTTGCGGGCCTAACCCCGGCCGGACAAGATTATAACATTCAATCACCGGAAAAAGCAGGCTGGCGTTATGGTTTCGTCGGAGTCACCGCAACAGGACAGACAATCCGGGGCGAAGTACACAAAAACCGTAAAGGAAAAGTCAGCTTCAAAACCCCCAAAGACCAACCTTTAAGCCATCTTTGGTTCATCGTCATGGGAGCTCCTGCCGAACACCGGATGAACCCGGGATGGAATCCCCAAGGCCCTCAGCCAACCGATGCCCAATGGCCCTATAAAATAAAGGTAAAGGGAACGGAAATCCTTTGA
- a CDS encoding chaperone modulator CbpM — translation MDTELIIFNEYCQKSHTDPTFIISLEEGGLIEIRTVDGERYLLASQLRELERYSHLYYDLSINIEGIDAIHHMLERMERLQQEVSFLRRQLRRFQTKDDFFQEEY, via the coding sequence ATGGATACAGAATTAATTATTTTCAACGAATATTGCCAAAAGAGCCATACCGACCCGACTTTTATTATTTCGCTCGAAGAAGGAGGGTTGATCGAAATACGCACCGTCGACGGCGAACGGTATCTTCTCGCCTCCCAGCTCCGGGAACTGGAAAGATATAGCCACCTGTATTACGATCTCTCGATCAATATCGAAGGCATCGACGCCATTCATCATATGCTGGAACGCATGGAAAGGCTGCAACAGGAAGTGAGCTTCCTCCGCCGTCAGCTCCGCCGCTTCCAGACAAAGGATGATTTTTTTCAGGAAGAATATTGA
- a CDS encoding DnaJ C-terminal domain-containing protein: MAYIDYYGVLGVSKTASQDEIKKAFKKLARKYHPDLNPNDPTAKQKFQEINEANEVLSDPEKRKKYDAYGENWKHADEFEAQKQRYQQQSRSGGGGFGGMGGGYWSSAEGGGFSGNFNGNEGEFSDFFESLFGQRRGSSRRSSAGFKGQDFNAELHLSLRDAAETHKQILEVNGKKIRITVPAGVADGQTIKLNGQGGPGMNGGPAGDLYITFVIGDDPVYKREGDNLYMNVPIDLYTAVLGGEQIIETLNGKVKMKIKPETQNGTKVRLRGKGFPVYKQDGQFGDLFVTYEVKIPTHLTEKQKELFRELQNS, from the coding sequence ATGGCTTATATCGACTATTATGGAGTGCTGGGTGTCAGCAAAACGGCATCTCAGGACGAGATCAAAAAGGCTTTTAAAAAACTGGCCCGGAAATACCATCCGGACTTAAACCCGAACGATCCGACAGCAAAACAAAAGTTTCAGGAGATCAACGAAGCGAACGAAGTACTGAGCGATCCCGAAAAACGGAAAAAATACGATGCTTACGGAGAAAACTGGAAACATGCAGATGAATTCGAAGCTCAAAAGCAACGTTATCAGCAACAAAGCCGAAGTGGCGGTGGCGGCTTCGGCGGTATGGGTGGTGGCTACTGGTCCTCTGCAGAGGGAGGAGGTTTCAGCGGTAACTTCAACGGAAACGAAGGTGAATTTTCCGATTTCTTCGAATCCCTATTCGGTCAACGCCGGGGAAGCAGCCGAAGAAGTTCGGCTGGATTCAAAGGGCAGGACTTCAATGCCGAATTGCATCTTTCTTTACGCGATGCCGCAGAGACCCACAAACAAATCCTGGAAGTCAACGGTAAAAAGATCCGGATCACCGTGCCGGCGGGAGTAGCCGACGGACAGACGATCAAACTGAACGGACAGGGAGGCCCGGGGATGAACGGTGGACCGGCAGGCGATTTGTATATCACTTTCGTTATCGGCGACGATCCGGTATATAAACGCGAAGGTGACAATCTGTATATGAATGTCCCGATCGACCTCTATACCGCTGTATTAGGCGGAGAACAGATTATCGAAACCTTGAACGGAAAAGTGAAGATGAAAATCAAGCCCGAAACACAAAATGGGACAAAGGTACGCCTGAGAGGAAAAGGGTTTCCCGTATATAAACAGGATGGACAGTTCGGGGATCTTTTTGTCACTTATGAAGTGAAGATACCGACTCATCTCACAGAGAAGCAGAAGGAATTATTCCGGGAATTACAAAACTCCTAA
- a CDS encoding RNA polymerase sigma-70 factor, with the protein MSFSSTDEYQKFETLFKQYYSGLVVYASRFTGNTENAEDLVHDLFIHIWEDNRILGTDHIKAYLFTSIRHRCLNYLDHLKIRNEYQEKILQKRDITGMLTWEYYVEAELRQHIETAIDHLPPQARKIFLMNRFDRKTAVTIASELGLSPRTVEKHLEVALKNLKKELKDYLPTTLLLWLFP; encoded by the coding sequence ATGTCCTTTAGCTCAACCGATGAATACCAGAAATTCGAAACCCTGTTCAAACAATATTACAGTGGTCTGGTAGTTTATGCCAGCCGTTTTACAGGAAACACAGAAAATGCCGAGGATTTGGTACACGACCTTTTTATCCACATTTGGGAAGACAACCGGATCCTGGGAACGGATCATATAAAAGCCTATTTATTTACATCTATCCGCCACCGTTGTCTGAACTATCTGGATCACTTGAAAATCCGGAATGAATATCAGGAAAAAATCCTGCAAAAAAGGGATATTACGGGAATGCTAACCTGGGAATATTATGTAGAAGCAGAACTCCGGCAGCATATCGAAACCGCCATCGATCATTTACCTCCCCAAGCCCGGAAAATATTCCTGATGAACCGTTTTGACCGTAAAACGGCTGTAACGATAGCATCGGAACTCGGTTTATCTCCCCGTACTGTCGAAAAACACCTGGAAGTAGCTTTAAAAAATCTGAAGAAAGAATTGAAAGATTATTTACCAACGACTCTTTTACTTTGGTTATTTCCCTGA
- a CDS encoding FecR family protein gives MRTDPKQSDENREEAGLEEALKLWMEIRQVDRKKGWERLEAEIGRQYGLRRQERRRRLGYFRWLAAAVILCFGIGGLLWLQSVRKPQTELLADWDKQPRLILENGEQILLGGEQEVKPEEENRNFVIDRRKKNIVYTNRQGGEQKKWQYNTLEVPRGAEYELILADGTYVWLNADTRLRYPTCFNTDERRVYLEGEAYFQVTKDTAHPFRVESEAQVVEVLGTQFNVYAYGHEEQTYTTLVEGKVAVTASASGQHVQLMPGQQASLGRQGGEIVVGEVNIQQVVDWKNGMFVFDDLSLEAILRKVARWYDVEVFYRNQQAKAIVFKGNLPRYGELPELLKVLENSSEVHFSLKGNTLIVE, from the coding sequence ATGAGAACAGATCCGAAACAATCGGATGAGAACCGGGAAGAAGCCGGACTGGAAGAAGCTTTGAAGTTGTGGATGGAGATCCGTCAGGTAGATCGAAAAAAAGGTTGGGAGCGGTTGGAGGCAGAAATAGGCCGGCAATACGGATTACGCCGACAGGAAAGGCGTCGTCGTTTGGGTTACTTTCGGTGGCTGGCTGCTGCCGTTATTTTATGCTTCGGGATCGGTGGGCTGCTTTGGCTTCAATCGGTACGAAAGCCTCAAACCGAGCTATTAGCCGATTGGGATAAACAACCTCGTCTGATATTAGAAAATGGAGAACAAATTTTGTTAGGCGGGGAGCAGGAAGTGAAGCCGGAAGAAGAAAACAGGAATTTTGTGATCGATCGCCGGAAGAAAAATATCGTTTATACTAACCGGCAGGGAGGAGAACAAAAAAAATGGCAGTACAATACCCTGGAAGTTCCCCGGGGGGCTGAATATGAGTTGATCCTGGCGGATGGAACCTATGTGTGGCTGAATGCCGATACCCGTTTGCGTTATCCTACCTGTTTCAATACAGACGAACGGCGTGTGTATCTCGAAGGAGAAGCTTATTTTCAGGTGACGAAAGATACCGCACATCCTTTTCGGGTAGAGTCGGAGGCACAGGTTGTAGAGGTGTTGGGTACTCAGTTTAATGTGTATGCTTATGGACATGAGGAACAAACATATACTACATTGGTAGAAGGAAAAGTTGCTGTGACCGCGTCGGCTTCGGGGCAACACGTGCAGCTTATGCCCGGTCAGCAAGCCTCGCTCGGCCGGCAAGGAGGGGAGATCGTTGTCGGTGAAGTGAACATTCAGCAGGTGGTGGATTGGAAAAATGGCATGTTTGTTTTCGATGATCTGAGTTTAGAGGCTATTCTCCGCAAAGTGGCCCGTTGGTACGATGTCGAAGTATTTTACCGGAATCAGCAGGCTAAAGCGATTGTTTTTAAAGGAAACCTTCCCCGTTACGGAGAATTGCCGGAATTACTGAAAGTATTGGAGAATAGCAGTGAGGTACATTTTTCGTTAAAAGGAAATACTTTGATTGTAGAATAG
- a CDS encoding transposase: MAKIQNISEIHPTLGFTEFDIIEKYRKSFHESELGRLHSVFPFECMAKTMGLSEQRLGRRNIFSPSAKIALMVLKAYTGFSDRQLVEHLNGNIHYQMFCGIMINPSFPITNYKIVSAIRNEIASRLDVDSLQEVLASHWKPYLDSLHVCMADATCYESHMRYPTDMKLLWESLEWLYRYICRHCVEPGIRRPRNKYRNVAESYLSYCKKRKRKASRTKMLKRRMIRLLEKLLIQRDEIHREYGTLLRYTQDYQKRLSIIRKVLVQEKEMFVGKKVRDRIVSIDRHYVRPIVRGKETKSVEFGAKVNNIQIDGISFIEHLSFKAFNEGIRLKDCIRMQQKLMNVRVRCVAADSIYANNANRKFCTKYGISTSFVRKGRAARDESLRKVLRSELSKERATRLEGSFGTQKQHYSLSRIKARNRKTEILWIFFGIHTANAILMINKVRNRALKAA, translated from the coding sequence ATGGCTAAGATACAAAATATTTCGGAAATTCACCCTACTTTGGGCTTTACAGAATTTGATATTATAGAAAAATATCGCAAGAGTTTTCATGAGAGTGAGCTTGGCAGACTTCATTCGGTTTTTCCGTTTGAGTGTATGGCAAAGACTATGGGTCTGTCGGAACAGCGACTGGGACGCAGGAACATCTTCAGTCCTTCGGCTAAGATCGCCCTCATGGTCCTGAAGGCATACACCGGATTCTCTGACAGGCAGCTGGTGGAACATCTTAACGGAAACATACACTACCAGATGTTCTGCGGGATTATGATAAATCCGTCCTTTCCCATAACCAACTACAAGATAGTCAGTGCTATCCGCAATGAGATAGCGTCCCGTCTTGATGTTGATTCCCTCCAGGAAGTGCTGGCTTCACACTGGAAACCCTATCTTGACAGCCTTCACGTCTGTATGGCCGATGCCACATGCTATGAAAGCCATATGCGTTATCCTACTGACATGAAACTCCTTTGGGAAAGCCTTGAATGGCTCTATAGATATATCTGCAGGCATTGTGTGGAACCTGGCATAAGACGTCCCCGCAACAAATACAGGAATGTAGCGGAGTCCTATCTGTCCTACTGCAAGAAAAGAAAAAGGAAGGCTTCGAGGACAAAAATGCTCAAGCGTCGTATGATCAGGCTTCTTGAAAAGCTCCTCATACAGAGGGATGAGATTCATCGAGAGTACGGAACCTTACTCCGCTATACCCAGGATTACCAGAAACGTCTTTCCATCATCAGAAAGGTTCTTGTACAGGAAAAGGAAATGTTTGTAGGGAAGAAGGTCAGGGACCGCATCGTCAGCATTGACCGTCATTATGTACGTCCCATTGTAAGAGGCAAGGAAACAAAGTCCGTCGAGTTCGGTGCGAAGGTCAACAACATACAGATAGACGGCATATCGTTCATCGAACATCTTTCGTTCAAGGCTTTCAACGAAGGTATACGCCTGAAGGACTGCATCCGCATGCAGCAGAAGCTCATGAATGTGAGGGTAAGATGCGTGGCTGCCGATTCCATATATGCCAATAATGCCAACAGAAAGTTCTGTACAAAATATGGAATATCAACATCCTTTGTACGCAAGGGAAGGGCGGCCAGGGATGAATCCTTGAGAAAGGTTCTCAGAAGTGAACTCTCCAAAGAAAGGGCCACCAGGCTTGAAGGCAGCTTCGGCACTCAAAAGCAACATTACTCACTCTCAAGGATAAAGGCACGGAACAGGAAGACGGAAATCCTTTGGATTTTCTTTGGAATACATACGGCAAATGCCATACTGATGATAAATAAGGTCAGGAACAGAGCGCTGAAAGCAGCATGA